The following is a genomic window from Fusarium oxysporum Fo47 chromosome IV, complete sequence.
ACCCAGCCGCACCGGGCTCGGGAATTGAAGACAGTGTCTCGGGAGAGAAGCGTCTGTATCTGCAAGATCCATAGACAGCGGTTGCAACATCGAATCCCGAACCGACCTTGCCTTGCGCAGCACAATGTGCAGCCTGGGCCAGGTTGTGAAGCGTCCTCTTGCCCCGGTCAGACTGGATATTGAAGAGATCTTCTGGTAGGTAGTGAGCCAGCAGAGCAGCAGTCAGTGAAGTGACGAGAGCAGCAGATGAGCCAAGGCCCGTCTTGTTGGCATCTCCCAAGGTCACAGGGAACTTGGCAAAGCGCCCTTGACGTGTGCTCTCGGATTCAGAGTGCGAGTAGTAATCATTGTCtgcgaggatgatgagacgAGCAGATGCCATGCTGTGACTAGGACGCTGCTTGGCCACTCGGTCGATGTAGGTGAGTGCATAGCTGAGAGTTGTCTCCACGAAGGGATTGGGATTGATTTGTGCTCCGCTGCTGATGAGTGAGTAAGATGAGGTAATTGCGTATAAGATAGAGTTTCCTGTGAGAAGTTCATGATCGGCCTTGCTTATGTGGTGATTGTCGTCCAACCTATCATGAACTCCTATCGCTCTGAGGACTGGCAACTCATCCAGTTCCATCGACGGGGACATAGCCTCACATTACTCACTCATTCATATGAAGAAAAGGTTACTTACACCTGCAACTGGGTAACTTTGATACCCCCTCCCTCACCAGCGAGGTGATAACCATACCGCCATTGTGCCTCCAGGAATTGCGGACTATCAACCACAATCTCAGTGAGCTGAACGCCAGCAGTCGTGTGAATGTCTCCAGCAATAATGTTGATACGAGCGTCGAGGCCGAATACAAAAGCCGTGTACTCCTGGTCCAGTACGAGGTATCCGCCAGCGAGGAAGACCTTGCCGGGAGCTGAGACAGCGATGGTGGGGTGGTGGAGGGTCATTGTATATGtgatatttatataagaagcCTTCAATGGCCAGGAAATGAGAAACGATAAATATTCAGGTGGTTGGTTCGAACAACAGAGAACGGAAACAGTCACTCTCTCAGTCGTGAGCAAACTCTTTACTTTGAATGCATGAGCAACGCAACCTAACAGATGAGAAGAATCATTAAACTCCAGCGGGGCCTCATTTCTAGACTGTACAGTGCATGTGACTTTAACACTGTGGTCTATTCATAGCCACAAGACAGACAATCACCCAATAACAGCAGAGTTCACCAGAGTTTCAACCAAAACTGCTCGGGTCTAGTCAACACCAACAGTATCGTGATGATGCCAATTAGACGTCATGCAATCAAGTGATAAAAGCCTCATCCTACTACGTGGCCCAGTCAAGATATGGCACCTTTGGACACAACCATCAAAACTTCATAAATTCAAATCGCATCACTACAAGGACAGCTTTGTTTGATGGCAAAATTGCCATTTCTTCGTTTCTTGTATTGTATTGGTgatacaagcagcaggaCCCCATGCTCTGCTTTTCCTTGACCAattctcttcttggccttcatcTTTCCTCCCAGCTGGCCCTGTTCCCTGGCTCTTTTGGTCCCTCTATGCTGCTAAAATGTAATGTAATATAATGATTTCCCTTTCTTGGAGTGGTGATGATCTATCCAGGGAACGTTCGGCCCCTAAACTCAATCATTCAGAGGCAAACGCTCCACGTAAGTCCCATTTTGATTCCCAAACGCCGTCCCTGTCCAGGGCCCAAGAAGATCCAAACCTCTCGAGTATGACATTTTATCAAAATGCCTTCCCTGTATAAAGACAACCAGCCCAGCCCAACCCAACCAGCCC
Proteins encoded in this region:
- a CDS encoding ribosomal protein S5 domain 2-type protein, giving the protein MTLHHPTIAVSAPGKVFLAGGYLVLDQEYTAFVFGLDARINIIAGDIHTTAGVQLTEIVVDSPQFLEAQWRYGYHLAGEGGGIKVTQLQVGAQINPNPFVETTLSYALTYIDRVAKQRPSHSMASARLIILADNDYYSHSESESTRQGRFAKFPVTLGDANKTGLGSSAALVTSLTAALLAHYLPEDLFNIQSDRGKRTLHNLAQAAHCAAQGKVGSGFDVATAVYGSCRYRRFSPETLSSIPEPGAAGFADALVKLVDGESAWDVEVLKDAVIMPKGVVLRMCDVDCGSKTVGMVKKVLKWRSSNPEESKKLWDELQKRNEQLIATLNAGDVENLPGKITAVREMIRQMGSASDVPIEPESQTELLDALSTVEGVYGGVVPGAGGYDALALLMKDDEETKQRVEEFLDKWAKEKGTKVKLLGVKGEMEGVRSESLDVYAGRI